In Tenebrio molitor chromosome 8, icTenMoli1.1, whole genome shotgun sequence, a genomic segment contains:
- the tmod gene encoding tropomodulin-1 isoform X5, whose product MVLTTLFKFTSSTTKTTTMTTPAKLYGRDLSEYDEIDVDELLNKLSAEEINILAKEVDPDDTFLPPSQRCSYDCEKEATGPLNRKQLIDHINKQAIEEPDKPELKPYVAGTVRGKKWIPPPPPVKEQEAEEQIAVDLGDEYEQALSLATQEEIIDLAAILGFHSMMNQDQYHASLLNKGQPIGLGWDGITKASKQKIYPMEPPNMTDPDETIKKVQDDDPKYIDLNWNNIKNISDEKFESLFEALENNTHLETLSLANVGLTDKVADKLAQALEKNNTLRVVNVETNLITPSGIVRLIKSLLKTKSVEEFRASNQRSQVLGNKIEMEITQLIEKNTTLLRLGLHLEYNDARHRIASHLQRNIDTSIYLVLLMSAHCFETTERVLGARIERRLSRLGATSS is encoded by the exons ACGTCCTCCACGacgaaaacaacaacaatgacCACGCCAGCCAAGCTTTATGGCAGAGATCTCAGTGAATACGATGAAATAGATGTAGATGAGCTGTTGAATAAGTTATCAGCCGAAGAAATTAACATATTAGCCAAAGAAGTAGACCCTGAT GACACATTCTTGCCCCCATCACAGAGGTGTAGTTATGACTGTGAGAAGGAAGCCACAGGTCCTCTAAATCGAAAGCAACTGATCGATCACATCAATAAACAAGCTATTGAAGAACCTGACAAACCAGAACTTAAACCTTATGTTGCTGGAACTGTCAGAGGCAAGAAG TGGATTCCACCACCTCCACCTGTTAAAGAGCAAGAAGCAGAAGAGCAAATCGCAGTAGATTTAGGGGATGAGTATGAACAGGCTTTGTCCCTAGCAACACAAGAGGAAATTATTGATTTAGCTG CTATTTTGGGTTTCCACTCCATGATGAACCAGGACCAGTATCACGCATCACTATTAAACAAAGGTCAGCCGATTGGGTTGGGCTGGGACGGCATCACAAAAGCGTCAAAACAGAAAATATACCCGATGGAACCTCCCAACATGACAGATCCAgatgaaacaataaaaaaagtgcAGGACGACGACCCCAAATACATCGACCTCAATTGGAACAACATCAAG AACATATCGGACGAGAAGTTCGAAAGTCTGTTCGAGGCCCTCGAGAATAATACGCATCTGGAGACGTTGTCGCTGGCGAATGTGGGATTGACTGACAAAGTGGCCGACAAGTTGGCGCAAGCTCTAGAGAAAAATAACACTCTAAGGGTGGTTAATGTAGAAACTAATCTGATCACGCCCAGTGGGATCGTACGTCTGATCAAGTCGTTGCTGAAGACGAAATCCGTGGAAGAGTTCAGAGCGTCGAATCAG aGATCACAAGTTTTGGGTAACAAGATAGAAATGGAGATCACGCAGTTGATAGAGAAGAACACGACGTTGCTGAGGTTGGGTTTGCATTTAGAATACAACGATGCTCGTCACCGAATCGCCTCACACCTGCAACGCAACATCGACACCA gtATTTATTTAGTGCTGCTCATGTCAGCTCACTGTTTCGAG
- the tmod gene encoding tropomodulin-1 isoform X2 gives MAETVEETYETEVRRKVIRRSIKIEETSSTTKTTTMTTPAKLYGRDLSEYDEIDVDELLNKLSAEEINILAKEVDPDDTFLPPSQRCSYDCEKEATGPLNRKQLIDHINKQAIEEPDKPELKPYVAGTVRGKKWIPPPPPVKEQEAEEQIAVDLGDEYEQALSLATQEEIIDLAAILGFHSMMNQDQYHASLLNKGQPIGLGWDGITKASKQKIYPMEPPNMTDPDETIKKVQDDDPKYIDLNWNNIKNISDEKFESLFEALENNTHLETLSLANVGLTDKVADKLAQALEKNNTLRVVNVETNLITPSGIVRLIKSLLKTKSVEEFRASNQRSQVLGNKIEMEITQLIEKNTTLLRLGLHLEYNDARHRIASHLQRNIDTNCRSVKANYRITLGSDGHALKIVNTD, from the exons ACGTCCTCCACGacgaaaacaacaacaatgacCACGCCAGCCAAGCTTTATGGCAGAGATCTCAGTGAATACGATGAAATAGATGTAGATGAGCTGTTGAATAAGTTATCAGCCGAAGAAATTAACATATTAGCCAAAGAAGTAGACCCTGAT GACACATTCTTGCCCCCATCACAGAGGTGTAGTTATGACTGTGAGAAGGAAGCCACAGGTCCTCTAAATCGAAAGCAACTGATCGATCACATCAATAAACAAGCTATTGAAGAACCTGACAAACCAGAACTTAAACCTTATGTTGCTGGAACTGTCAGAGGCAAGAAG TGGATTCCACCACCTCCACCTGTTAAAGAGCAAGAAGCAGAAGAGCAAATCGCAGTAGATTTAGGGGATGAGTATGAACAGGCTTTGTCCCTAGCAACACAAGAGGAAATTATTGATTTAGCTG CTATTTTGGGTTTCCACTCCATGATGAACCAGGACCAGTATCACGCATCACTATTAAACAAAGGTCAGCCGATTGGGTTGGGCTGGGACGGCATCACAAAAGCGTCAAAACAGAAAATATACCCGATGGAACCTCCCAACATGACAGATCCAgatgaaacaataaaaaaagtgcAGGACGACGACCCCAAATACATCGACCTCAATTGGAACAACATCAAG AACATATCGGACGAGAAGTTCGAAAGTCTGTTCGAGGCCCTCGAGAATAATACGCATCTGGAGACGTTGTCGCTGGCGAATGTGGGATTGACTGACAAAGTGGCCGACAAGTTGGCGCAAGCTCTAGAGAAAAATAACACTCTAAGGGTGGTTAATGTAGAAACTAATCTGATCACGCCCAGTGGGATCGTACGTCTGATCAAGTCGTTGCTGAAGACGAAATCCGTGGAAGAGTTCAGAGCGTCGAATCAG aGATCACAAGTTTTGGGTAACAAGATAGAAATGGAGATCACGCAGTTGATAGAGAAGAACACGACGTTGCTGAGGTTGGGTTTGCATTTAGAATACAACGATGCTCGTCACCGAATCGCCTCACACCTGCAACGCAACATCGACACCA ATTGCCGCAGTGTGAAAGCGAATTACCGGATCACTCTCGGTTCGGACGGCCACGCACTTAAAATCGTGAATACCGATTAA
- the tmod gene encoding tropomodulin-1 isoform X4 → MEFFQEWSSVRKTSSTTKTTTMTTPAKLYGRDLSEYDEIDVDELLNKLSAEEINILAKEVDPDDTFLPPSQRCSYDCEKEATGPLNRKQLIDHINKQAIEEPDKPELKPYVAGTVRGKKWIPPPPPVKEQEAEEQIAVDLGDEYEQALSLATQEEIIDLAAILGFHSMMNQDQYHASLLNKGQPIGLGWDGITKASKQKIYPMEPPNMTDPDETIKKVQDDDPKYIDLNWNNIKNISDEKFESLFEALENNTHLETLSLANVGLTDKVADKLAQALEKNNTLRVVNVETNLITPSGIVRLIKSLLKTKSVEEFRASNQRSQVLGNKIEMEITQLIEKNTTLLRLGLHLEYNDARHRIASHLQRNIDTSIYLVLLMSAHCFETTERVLGARIERRLSRLGATSS, encoded by the exons ACGTCCTCCACGacgaaaacaacaacaatgacCACGCCAGCCAAGCTTTATGGCAGAGATCTCAGTGAATACGATGAAATAGATGTAGATGAGCTGTTGAATAAGTTATCAGCCGAAGAAATTAACATATTAGCCAAAGAAGTAGACCCTGAT GACACATTCTTGCCCCCATCACAGAGGTGTAGTTATGACTGTGAGAAGGAAGCCACAGGTCCTCTAAATCGAAAGCAACTGATCGATCACATCAATAAACAAGCTATTGAAGAACCTGACAAACCAGAACTTAAACCTTATGTTGCTGGAACTGTCAGAGGCAAGAAG TGGATTCCACCACCTCCACCTGTTAAAGAGCAAGAAGCAGAAGAGCAAATCGCAGTAGATTTAGGGGATGAGTATGAACAGGCTTTGTCCCTAGCAACACAAGAGGAAATTATTGATTTAGCTG CTATTTTGGGTTTCCACTCCATGATGAACCAGGACCAGTATCACGCATCACTATTAAACAAAGGTCAGCCGATTGGGTTGGGCTGGGACGGCATCACAAAAGCGTCAAAACAGAAAATATACCCGATGGAACCTCCCAACATGACAGATCCAgatgaaacaataaaaaaagtgcAGGACGACGACCCCAAATACATCGACCTCAATTGGAACAACATCAAG AACATATCGGACGAGAAGTTCGAAAGTCTGTTCGAGGCCCTCGAGAATAATACGCATCTGGAGACGTTGTCGCTGGCGAATGTGGGATTGACTGACAAAGTGGCCGACAAGTTGGCGCAAGCTCTAGAGAAAAATAACACTCTAAGGGTGGTTAATGTAGAAACTAATCTGATCACGCCCAGTGGGATCGTACGTCTGATCAAGTCGTTGCTGAAGACGAAATCCGTGGAAGAGTTCAGAGCGTCGAATCAG aGATCACAAGTTTTGGGTAACAAGATAGAAATGGAGATCACGCAGTTGATAGAGAAGAACACGACGTTGCTGAGGTTGGGTTTGCATTTAGAATACAACGATGCTCGTCACCGAATCGCCTCACACCTGCAACGCAACATCGACACCA gtATTTATTTAGTGCTGCTCATGTCAGCTCACTGTTTCGAG
- the tmod gene encoding tropomodulin-1 isoform X6, with the protein MAETVEETYETEVRRKVIRRSIKIEETSSTTKTTTMTTPAKLYGRDLSEYDEIDVDELLNKLSAEEINILAKEVDPDDTFLPPSQRCSYDCEKEATGPLNRKQLIDHINKQAIEEPDKPELKPYVAGTVRGKKWIPPPPPVKEQEAEEQIAVDLGDEYEQALSLATQEEIIDLAAILGFHSMMNQDQYHASLLNKGQPIGLGWDGITKASKQKIYPMEPPNMTDPDETIKKVQDDDPKYIDLNWNNIKNISDEKFESLFEALENNTHLETLSLANVGLTDKVADKLAQALEKNNTLRVVNVETNLITPSGIVRLIKSLLKTKSVEEFRASNQRSQVLGNKIEMEITQLIEKNTTLLRLGLHLEYNDARHRIASHLQRNIDTKRRLSRLGATSS; encoded by the exons ACGTCCTCCACGacgaaaacaacaacaatgacCACGCCAGCCAAGCTTTATGGCAGAGATCTCAGTGAATACGATGAAATAGATGTAGATGAGCTGTTGAATAAGTTATCAGCCGAAGAAATTAACATATTAGCCAAAGAAGTAGACCCTGAT GACACATTCTTGCCCCCATCACAGAGGTGTAGTTATGACTGTGAGAAGGAAGCCACAGGTCCTCTAAATCGAAAGCAACTGATCGATCACATCAATAAACAAGCTATTGAAGAACCTGACAAACCAGAACTTAAACCTTATGTTGCTGGAACTGTCAGAGGCAAGAAG TGGATTCCACCACCTCCACCTGTTAAAGAGCAAGAAGCAGAAGAGCAAATCGCAGTAGATTTAGGGGATGAGTATGAACAGGCTTTGTCCCTAGCAACACAAGAGGAAATTATTGATTTAGCTG CTATTTTGGGTTTCCACTCCATGATGAACCAGGACCAGTATCACGCATCACTATTAAACAAAGGTCAGCCGATTGGGTTGGGCTGGGACGGCATCACAAAAGCGTCAAAACAGAAAATATACCCGATGGAACCTCCCAACATGACAGATCCAgatgaaacaataaaaaaagtgcAGGACGACGACCCCAAATACATCGACCTCAATTGGAACAACATCAAG AACATATCGGACGAGAAGTTCGAAAGTCTGTTCGAGGCCCTCGAGAATAATACGCATCTGGAGACGTTGTCGCTGGCGAATGTGGGATTGACTGACAAAGTGGCCGACAAGTTGGCGCAAGCTCTAGAGAAAAATAACACTCTAAGGGTGGTTAATGTAGAAACTAATCTGATCACGCCCAGTGGGATCGTACGTCTGATCAAGTCGTTGCTGAAGACGAAATCCGTGGAAGAGTTCAGAGCGTCGAATCAG aGATCACAAGTTTTGGGTAACAAGATAGAAATGGAGATCACGCAGTTGATAGAGAAGAACACGACGTTGCTGAGGTTGGGTTTGCATTTAGAATACAACGATGCTCGTCACCGAATCGCCTCACACCTGCAACGCAACATCGACACCA
- the tmod gene encoding tropomodulin isoform X7 → MTTPAKLYGRDLSEYDEIDVDELLNKLSAEEINILAKEVDPDDTFLPPSQRCSYDCEKEATGPLNRKQLIDHINKQAIEEPDKPELKPYVAGTVRGKKWIPPPPPVKEQEAEEQIAVDLGDEYEQALSLATQEEIIDLAAILGFHSMMNQDQYHASLLNKGQPIGLGWDGITKASKQKIYPMEPPNMTDPDETIKKVQDDDPKYIDLNWNNIKNISDEKFESLFEALENNTHLETLSLANVGLTDKVADKLAQALEKNNTLRVVNVETNLITPSGIVRLIKSLLKTKSVEEFRASNQRSQVLGNKIEMEITQLIEKNTTLLRLGLHLEYNDARHRIASHLQRNIDTSIYLVLLMSAHCFETTERVLGARIERRLSRLGATSS, encoded by the exons atgacCACGCCAGCCAAGCTTTATGGCAGAGATCTCAGTGAATACGATGAAATAGATGTAGATGAGCTGTTGAATAAGTTATCAGCCGAAGAAATTAACATATTAGCCAAAGAAGTAGACCCTGAT GACACATTCTTGCCCCCATCACAGAGGTGTAGTTATGACTGTGAGAAGGAAGCCACAGGTCCTCTAAATCGAAAGCAACTGATCGATCACATCAATAAACAAGCTATTGAAGAACCTGACAAACCAGAACTTAAACCTTATGTTGCTGGAACTGTCAGAGGCAAGAAG TGGATTCCACCACCTCCACCTGTTAAAGAGCAAGAAGCAGAAGAGCAAATCGCAGTAGATTTAGGGGATGAGTATGAACAGGCTTTGTCCCTAGCAACACAAGAGGAAATTATTGATTTAGCTG CTATTTTGGGTTTCCACTCCATGATGAACCAGGACCAGTATCACGCATCACTATTAAACAAAGGTCAGCCGATTGGGTTGGGCTGGGACGGCATCACAAAAGCGTCAAAACAGAAAATATACCCGATGGAACCTCCCAACATGACAGATCCAgatgaaacaataaaaaaagtgcAGGACGACGACCCCAAATACATCGACCTCAATTGGAACAACATCAAG AACATATCGGACGAGAAGTTCGAAAGTCTGTTCGAGGCCCTCGAGAATAATACGCATCTGGAGACGTTGTCGCTGGCGAATGTGGGATTGACTGACAAAGTGGCCGACAAGTTGGCGCAAGCTCTAGAGAAAAATAACACTCTAAGGGTGGTTAATGTAGAAACTAATCTGATCACGCCCAGTGGGATCGTACGTCTGATCAAGTCGTTGCTGAAGACGAAATCCGTGGAAGAGTTCAGAGCGTCGAATCAG aGATCACAAGTTTTGGGTAACAAGATAGAAATGGAGATCACGCAGTTGATAGAGAAGAACACGACGTTGCTGAGGTTGGGTTTGCATTTAGAATACAACGATGCTCGTCACCGAATCGCCTCACACCTGCAACGCAACATCGACACCA gtATTTATTTAGTGCTGCTCATGTCAGCTCACTGTTTCGAG